One Streptococcus sp. DTU_2020_1001019_1_SI_AUS_MUR_006 DNA window includes the following coding sequences:
- the efeB gene encoding iron uptake transporter deferrochelatase/peroxidase subunit → MTNKGEKFFEQKMDRREFLKKAGIGGAGLALGLSGASAFFAPKLDGQEKISYGDEKIAFYGKHQAGITTVMQKNIYFVVLDLHTTDKEKIIQLFKDWTDYSAKLVEGELVKKDGNNSLLPPSDTGETVGLNPHRLTLTFGISASFLEKMKLENKRPKLFRDLPPFPKEQLREKYTGGDIVIQACADDEQVAFHAIRNLIRKGRNAVTLRWSQSGFAAIGNRMETPRNLFGFKDGTANVTTEKEFDQVVWADSKDWMENGSYMAVRRIQMFLDTWDRTNLEEQENTFGRYKESGAPFGKKNEFDEVDLSLLPDDSHVRLAKEVDKPLLRRSYSYSDGIDEKTGQFDTGLLFISFQKDPDNFVKVQTNLGATDKMNEYVTHIGSGLFACFGGVEKGGYIGQKLLES, encoded by the coding sequence ATGACAAACAAAGGCGAAAAATTTTTTGAACAAAAAATGGACCGTCGAGAATTTCTAAAAAAAGCAGGTATCGGAGGGGCTGGTCTCGCACTTGGACTCTCTGGTGCTTCTGCTTTTTTCGCACCTAAGCTTGATGGTCAGGAGAAAATCTCGTACGGGGATGAAAAAATAGCCTTCTATGGCAAACACCAAGCTGGCATTACAACTGTCATGCAGAAAAACATTTATTTTGTGGTTTTAGATTTGCATACAACTGACAAAGAGAAAATCATCCAGTTATTTAAGGATTGGACGGATTATAGTGCCAAACTTGTAGAAGGAGAATTGGTTAAAAAAGATGGTAACAATAGCCTCTTGCCTCCAAGTGATACTGGAGAAACAGTTGGACTTAATCCTCATCGTTTGACCCTGACCTTTGGAATTTCGGCTAGTTTCCTAGAAAAGATGAAACTAGAGAACAAACGTCCCAAACTTTTCAGAGATTTACCTCCATTTCCAAAGGAACAGTTACGAGAAAAGTACACGGGTGGAGATATAGTTATCCAAGCTTGTGCTGATGATGAGCAAGTTGCCTTTCATGCCATTAGAAATCTTATCCGAAAAGGAAGGAATGCAGTTACTCTTCGTTGGAGTCAATCAGGTTTTGCAGCTATCGGTAATCGTATGGAAACTCCTCGGAATCTCTTTGGATTTAAAGACGGGACTGCTAATGTTACCACTGAGAAAGAATTTGATCAGGTTGTTTGGGCTGACAGTAAGGATTGGATGGAAAATGGTTCCTACATGGCAGTTCGTCGCATCCAGATGTTCCTTGATACTTGGGATCGAACCAATCTGGAGGAGCAAGAAAATACCTTTGGGCGCTATAAGGAAAGTGGAGCTCCTTTTGGTAAGAAAAACGAATTTGATGAGGTGGACTTGAGCCTTCTTCCTGACGATTCTCATGTACGCTTAGCAAAAGAAGTGGATAAACCTCTCCTGCGTCGATCCTATTCTTATTCTGATGGAATTGATGAAAAGACTGGCCAGTTTGACACAGGATTACTGTTTATTTCCTTCCAAAAGGACCCAGATAACTTTGTTAAGGTGCAGACCAATCTGGGGGCTACGGATAAAATGAATGAGTACGTTACCCATATAGGCAGTGGACTTTTTGCCTGCTTTGGTGGAGTAGAGAAGGGAGGTTACATTGGGCAGAAATTATTGGAATCTTAA
- a CDS encoding FTR1 family protein, which yields MGRNYWNLKSIILLFVCFFLLIFPVGAKENLSPYFVKITDATKAVKEGKQDQARKIIDEMTKDFEKVENSDSEAGRKVQEKLALTGDITEDQLTQISLALLTFEKEQNPVDLDAEKEKLVSRLEPRFEALDKAIASQDLEAVREAYKKMNSTWTINEAVVRDHSTAHYGQVEKAISFLRSSIETEPTNFDTIQASFDDLKTAISNFVEGTEIATTSSNLTLKDGIDLLKKALTQFQAGQDSDAAATMKEFITIWPTIEGSVSTTNPSLYTKVENESPVIMVKGKESEYQEKLSSLIAELSQIDTSASYNAFDAMLILLREGVEALLIVMALVTTLKAAKMRKGLKWVYGGAFAGIVASLLIAYILQIAFPAVTSGTNREIIEGAVGIFAVIMMILIGIWLHSKSSVKKWNTFMESQMQTVTKTGSFLSMFALSFLAVFREGAETILFYVGILPRISSFDFVLGISLALLVLVVIAFVMNKASQFFLPHKVFFILTWMIYVLAFKMTGVSIHALQLTNMIPNHLISGIPSIDILGIYPSWEGLAGQIIFILVVFLITIRQGEK from the coding sequence TTGGGCAGAAATTATTGGAATCTTAAAAGTATTATCCTCCTATTTGTTTGTTTCTTCCTGTTGATTTTTCCGGTAGGAGCTAAGGAAAATTTGAGTCCCTACTTTGTGAAAATAACTGATGCAACTAAAGCTGTTAAAGAAGGCAAACAAGACCAGGCAAGAAAAATAATCGATGAAATGACCAAAGACTTCGAGAAAGTCGAGAATTCTGACTCTGAAGCAGGACGTAAAGTTCAAGAAAAGTTGGCCTTAACTGGTGATATTACTGAAGACCAGCTAACTCAGATTTCTTTAGCCCTTTTGACATTTGAGAAAGAGCAAAATCCAGTCGACCTAGATGCAGAAAAAGAGAAACTTGTTTCACGATTAGAACCTCGTTTTGAAGCCTTAGATAAGGCAATCGCTTCTCAAGATCTGGAAGCAGTAAGAGAAGCCTATAAAAAAATGAATTCAACCTGGACCATCAATGAAGCAGTGGTTCGCGACCATAGTACAGCTCATTATGGGCAAGTAGAAAAAGCAATTTCCTTTCTGCGTAGTAGCATTGAAACTGAACCAACGAACTTTGATACTATTCAGGCATCGTTTGATGATTTGAAGACAGCCATTTCTAACTTTGTTGAAGGTACAGAAATAGCGACTACATCTTCGAATCTGACCCTAAAGGATGGAATCGATCTTTTAAAAAAGGCTTTGACCCAATTTCAAGCTGGTCAAGATAGTGATGCAGCTGCGACGATGAAGGAGTTTATTACTATTTGGCCCACCATCGAGGGTTCTGTAAGTACAACCAATCCTTCGCTTTATACCAAGGTTGAAAATGAAAGTCCTGTCATCATGGTTAAGGGAAAGGAAAGTGAATATCAAGAAAAGCTTTCTAGCTTGATTGCAGAGCTATCTCAAATTGATACTAGCGCTTCCTATAATGCATTTGATGCCATGCTCATATTGCTCCGAGAAGGTGTAGAAGCCCTCTTGATTGTCATGGCGCTTGTGACAACTTTGAAAGCTGCTAAGATGAGAAAGGGCCTCAAGTGGGTCTATGGTGGTGCATTTGCTGGTATAGTTGCTAGTCTTTTAATTGCCTATATCCTACAGATTGCCTTTCCAGCAGTTACCTCAGGAACTAACCGTGAAATCATCGAAGGAGCAGTCGGGATTTTTGCAGTTATCATGATGATTTTAATCGGTATTTGGCTTCATAGCAAATCTTCTGTTAAAAAATGGAATACTTTTATGGAATCACAAATGCAAACTGTCACGAAAACAGGCTCTTTCCTTTCTATGTTCGCTCTGAGTTTTCTAGCCGTATTCCGTGAAGGTGCTGAGACGATTTTATTCTACGTAGGGATTCTGCCAAGGATTTCTAGTTTTGACTTTGTCCTAGGAATTTCTCTGGCCCTCTTAGTCTTAGTCGTGATTGCCTTTGTGATGAACAAGGCCAGTCAATTTTTCCTACCTCACAAGGTTTTCTTTATCCTGACTTGGATGATTTATGTCTTAGCTTTTAAGATGACGGGAGTCAGTATCCATGCCTTACAGTTGACAAATATGATTCCAAACCATCTGATCTCAGGAATACCAAGTATTGATATATTGGGAATTTACCCTAGTTGGGAAGGGTTAGCAGGTCAGATTATCTTTATCCTCGTAGTTTTTCTAATTACCATTAGACAGGGTGAAAAATGA
- a CDS encoding DMT family transporter, producing MKTKNGVSFGLLSGVFWGLGLTISAYIFSIFTDLSPFVVAAAHDFLSIFILLGYLLVKEGKVRFSIFLNIRNVSVIIGALLAGPIGMQANLYAVKYIGSSLASSVSAIYPAVSVLLAFFILKHKVSKNTVFGILLIIAGIIAQTYKVEQVNSFYIGILCALICALAWGSESVLSSFAMESELSELEALLIRQVTSFLSYLVIVLFSHHSFAEVANGQLLGLLIVFAAFNMISYLAYYMAINRLQPAKATGLNVSYVVWTVLFAAMFLGTPLTVLTIITSFVVMAGVYIIIKE from the coding sequence ATGAAAACTAAAAATGGAGTTTCTTTTGGGCTACTATCAGGTGTGTTCTGGGGATTAGGCTTAACGATTAGTGCTTATATCTTTTCAATATTCACGGATTTATCGCCTTTTGTAGTAGCAGCAGCACACGATTTTCTAAGTATTTTTATCTTGCTAGGATATCTTCTAGTTAAAGAAGGAAAGGTACGTTTTTCAATCTTCTTGAACATTAGAAATGTCAGTGTCATCATTGGAGCCTTACTTGCTGGTCCTATTGGCATGCAGGCCAATCTTTATGCGGTTAAGTATATTGGTAGCTCCTTAGCTTCGTCTGTTTCAGCGATTTATCCTGCAGTTTCTGTTCTTCTTGCCTTCTTTATTCTAAAGCATAAGGTTTCAAAGAATACAGTATTTGGAATTTTGTTAATCATTGCAGGCATTATTGCTCAGACCTACAAGGTTGAACAAGTCAATTCCTTCTATATCGGAATTCTTTGCGCCTTGATTTGTGCGCTTGCTTGGGGGAGTGAAAGTGTTCTAAGCTCTTTTGCAATGGAAAGTGAACTCAGTGAACTCGAAGCCCTCTTGATTCGACAAGTAACTTCCTTCCTGTCCTATCTTGTAATTGTTCTCTTCTCACATCATTCATTTGCAGAAGTGGCAAATGGACAATTGTTGGGACTTCTGATTGTCTTTGCGGCATTTAATATGATTTCTTATCTAGCCTATTATATGGCTATTAATCGATTGCAGCCGGCAAAAGCTACTGGTCTAAATGTGAGTTATGTAGTATGGACTGTTTTGTTTGCAGCAATGTTCTTGGGAACACCTCTGACTGTCTTAACAATCATTACTTCATTTGTTGTAATGGCTGGTGTTTACATTATTATTAAAGAATAA
- a CDS encoding sugar phosphate nucleotidyltransferase, translated as MKAIILAAGLGTRLRPMTENTPKALVQVNQKPLVEYQIEFLKERGIDDIIIVVGYLKEQFDYLKEKYGVRLVFNDKYADYNNFYSLYLVKEELANSYVIDADNYLFKNMFRNDIERSTYFSVYREDCDNEWFLVYGEDYKVQDIIVDSKNGRILSGVSFWDAPTAEKIVGFIDEAYASGEFVDLYWDNMVKDNIKELDVYVEELEENSIYEIDSVKDYQKLEKILSSQNK; from the coding sequence GTGAAAGCGATTATCTTAGCAGCTGGCTTGGGAACTCGTTTGAGACCTATGACAGAAAACACTCCCAAAGCCTTGGTTCAAGTTAACCAAAAACCTTTGGTTGAATATCAAATTGAATTTTTAAAAGAACGTGGTATTGATGATATTATCATCGTTGTAGGTTATTTGAAAGAACAATTCGATTACCTTAAAGAGAAGTATGGAGTTCGTTTGGTCTTCAACGATAAGTATGCTGATTACAATAATTTTTACTCACTTTACTTGGTAAAAGAAGAGTTGGCTAATAGCTACGTTATCGATGCGGATAACTATCTTTTCAAAAATATGTTCCGTAATGATATCGAGCGTTCAACATATTTCAGTGTTTATCGTGAAGACTGTGACAATGAATGGTTCCTAGTTTACGGAGAAGATTACAAAGTTCAAGATATCATCGTTGATAGTAAGAATGGTCGCATCCTGAGTGGAGTTTCATTCTGGGATGCTCCAACAGCTGAAAAGATTGTTGGATTTATCGATGAGGCTTATGCAAGCGGAGAATTTGTAGATCTCTACTGGGACAACATGGTTAAAGATAATATCAAAGAACTAGATGTATATGTAGAAGAGTTGGAAGAAAACTCTATCTATGAAATTGACAGTGTTAAAGATTATCAAAAATTGGAGAAGATTCTCTCTTCACAAAATAAGTAA
- a CDS encoding twin-arginine translocase TatA/TatE family subunit, translating into MGILRDIGAPGLIVIVLGALLIFGPKRLPELGESVGKMLAEFKKAVKGIGEQEEK; encoded by the coding sequence ATGGGAATCTTACGTGATATTGGTGCACCGGGCTTGATAGTCATTGTCCTTGGAGCATTGTTGATTTTTGGACCAAAACGCTTACCAGAGTTAGGCGAGTCAGTAGGAAAAATGCTTGCCGAGTTTAAGAAAGCCGTTAAGGGCATCGGTGAGCAAGAAGAAAAATAA
- a CDS encoding phosphotransferase family protein gives MEKIIKEKLTSLLSTDEDILSVEQLGGMTNQNYLVKTTSNQYIVKFFGKGTDKLINRQNEKFNLDLLKDLKLDVENYLFDIEAGIKVNQYIKSANTLNSTTIKTKFEKIAPILQTVHASGKELKGEFAPFEEIKKYETLIQGEISYPNYEAVRKSVFSLKDQLEKIGIDKKSCHIDLVPENFIEGPDGHLYLIDWEYSSMNDPMWDLAALFLESEFTSAEEEDFLSHYKSDKTPVSREKIRIYKILQDIIWSLWTIYKEENGADFGDYGISRYNRAVKELESEGDLNEN, from the coding sequence GTGGAAAAGATTATTAAGGAAAAACTGACATCTTTACTATCAACTGATGAAGATATTTTAAGTGTTGAACAACTAGGAGGAATGACTAATCAAAACTATTTGGTTAAGACAACCTCAAATCAGTATATCGTTAAGTTTTTCGGAAAAGGCACAGATAAATTGATCAACCGCCAGAATGAGAAATTTAATCTGGACTTGTTAAAAGATTTAAAACTTGATGTGGAAAATTATCTTTTCGATATTGAAGCAGGTATCAAGGTTAATCAGTACATTAAATCTGCGAATACTCTTAATTCCACTACTATCAAGACTAAGTTTGAAAAGATTGCGCCTATTTTACAAACGGTTCATGCTTCGGGTAAGGAATTAAAAGGGGAGTTTGCTCCCTTTGAGGAAATCAAAAAATATGAAACCTTGATTCAAGGGGAGATTTCCTATCCGAACTATGAAGCTGTCAGAAAGTCTGTGTTTTCTCTGAAAGACCAACTTGAAAAAATTGGTATCGATAAGAAATCATGTCACATTGATTTGGTTCCTGAAAATTTCATAGAAGGACCAGATGGTCACCTTTATCTGATTGATTGGGAATATTCATCTATGAATGATCCTATGTGGGATTTGGCAGCTCTCTTCCTAGAATCTGAGTTTACCAGTGCAGAGGAAGAAGATTTTCTAAGTCATTATAAGAGTGACAAGACTCCCGTTTCAAGAGAGAAAATTCGTATTTACAAAATCTTGCAAGATATCATTTGGAGTCTTTGGACTATTTACAAAGAAGAAAATGGTGCAGATTTTGGAGATTACGGAATCTCTCGTTACAATAGAGCAGTAAAAGAATTAGAGTCTGAAGGAGATTTAAATGAAAACTAA
- the efeO gene encoding iron uptake system protein EfeO translates to MKKLGFILLSSALLLSACAVRFEQSSTTSDSSQVAKLSEDNQKLLDKATSDYKTFVEEQIDKLLTDTEGFVKLLKDGKLEEAKKAYPLIRMSYERSEPIAESFGESDVKIDFRLADYLDENKTEEGWSGFHRIERILWEENTTKGTESYGDQLVNDIKELKAKIATVDVDYKIMLTGAVDLLNEVATSKITGEEEIYSHTDLYDFRANIQGAEKIFQLFKPLLEKSDAALVKELEEDFKSVNSLLDKHMTDKEHYKLYTDLTKEDTKELSEAVTKLGEPLSQMGKFLGGE, encoded by the coding sequence ATGAAAAAACTTGGTTTTATCCTTTTATCTTCGGCATTGTTGTTATCTGCTTGTGCAGTTCGTTTTGAACAATCGTCAACTACAAGTGATTCATCTCAGGTCGCAAAATTATCAGAAGATAACCAAAAATTATTGGATAAGGCAACTAGTGACTACAAAACATTTGTAGAAGAACAGATAGATAAACTTTTAACAGATACAGAAGGTTTTGTTAAACTTTTGAAGGATGGTAAGTTAGAGGAAGCTAAAAAGGCATACCCTTTAATCCGTATGTCTTATGAACGTTCAGAGCCGATTGCAGAGAGCTTCGGAGAATCTGATGTGAAGATTGACTTTCGTTTGGCAGACTATCTAGATGAAAACAAGACCGAAGAAGGTTGGTCAGGTTTTCACCGTATTGAGCGCATTCTTTGGGAGGAAAACACAACTAAAGGAACTGAGTCTTATGGTGACCAACTGGTAAATGACATTAAGGAATTGAAGGCTAAGATTGCAACTGTAGATGTTGATTACAAGATTATGCTAACTGGGGCTGTCGACCTTCTAAATGAAGTAGCGACAAGTAAGATTACTGGTGAAGAGGAGATTTATTCTCATACAGATTTGTATGATTTTCGTGCCAATATCCAAGGTGCTGAAAAGATTTTCCAACTCTTTAAACCTTTACTTGAAAAATCAGATGCAGCCTTGGTTAAGGAGTTAGAGGAAGATTTCAAATCTGTCAATAGTTTGTTAGACAAACACATGACGGACAAGGAACACTATAAGCTCTATACAGACTTAACGAAAGAAGACACTAAAGAATTGTCTGAAGCAGTGACAAAACTTGGTGAACCATTATCACAAATGGGTAAATTTCTTGGTGGAGAATAA
- the tatC gene encoding twin-arginine translocase subunit TatC: MDQKELTIIEHLVEFRKRLLAVVVCFFLVFCVSILFADQVYQYITQGFSQKLIVLGPNDILWIYLRLASLMAFSLTLPFTVYQVWSFVRPALKTEEAGAIFAYIPATFLCFILGLAFGFYFVTPAILQVLLGLGENLFETQLTAQNYLAFVFQTTVPLAFIFELPVIIAFFTSIGLIGPGLLISYRRYAYFILLVLAVILTPADFISDLAMTVPLILLYEVSIAISKWIIKRKRKGEKDGNLT; encoded by the coding sequence ATGGATCAAAAGGAATTGACAATTATTGAACATTTGGTAGAATTTAGAAAGAGATTGCTAGCAGTAGTTGTTTGCTTCTTTCTAGTTTTCTGCGTTTCAATATTATTTGCCGATCAGGTTTATCAGTATATCACACAAGGTTTTAGTCAGAAGTTAATCGTCTTAGGGCCGAATGATATTTTATGGATTTATCTCCGTTTAGCAAGTTTAATGGCCTTTAGCCTTACCTTACCTTTTACGGTCTATCAAGTCTGGAGTTTTGTTCGACCAGCCCTTAAAACTGAAGAAGCAGGGGCGATTTTTGCTTATATACCTGCAACATTTCTTTGTTTTATCTTGGGATTAGCCTTTGGCTTTTATTTTGTAACACCAGCTATACTTCAGGTCTTACTGGGACTAGGTGAAAACTTATTTGAGACGCAACTGACAGCACAAAATTATCTAGCCTTTGTCTTTCAAACAACTGTACCACTAGCGTTTATCTTTGAATTGCCAGTTATCATTGCTTTTTTTACCTCAATTGGTTTGATTGGACCTGGCCTACTCATTTCTTATAGACGTTATGCCTACTTCATTTTATTGGTATTGGCAGTTATATTGACGCCGGCCGATTTTATTAGCGATTTAGCGATGACTGTTCCCCTAATCCTTTTGTATGAGGTTAGTATCGCTATTAGTAAATGGATAATTAAGAGAAAAAGGAAAGGAGAAAAAGATGGGAATCTTACGTGA